One genomic segment of Podarcis muralis chromosome 18, rPodMur119.hap1.1, whole genome shotgun sequence includes these proteins:
- the LOC114588626 gene encoding uncharacterized protein LOC114588626: MERAEAEVQRKPSVSFTIDYLLFENRKPPRRDPEPRGEQARAEGRGVAETEQPGPHAPPDLLDKPNQSYIALISTAILSSPEKKLLLSDIYQWIMDKYPYFKNKEKSWRNSVRHNLSLNECFIKAGRSDNGKGHYWAIHPANLEDFSKGDYHRRRARRRIRRMAVNFGYYHPYAFYGLSCCSPGRYCLCCPPYAHAGLPGMTPPCPPGLPPLLLPSAVSWPHPFFSGGGKEKSQAEKRLNWAAWSRPQLQIGPVLAHANP, encoded by the exons ATGGAAAGAGCAGAGGCAGAGGTACAGAGGAAGCCTAGCGTCTCCTTCACCATTGACTACCTCCTTTTCGAGAACAGGAAGCCACCTCGCAGGGACCCAGAACCAAGGGGCGAACAAGCGAGGGCAGAAGGGAGAGGCGTCGCAGAGACAGAGCAACCTGGACCTCACGCACCTCCAGATCTCCTGGACAAACCCAACCAGTCTTACATCGCCCTCATTTCGACGGCCATCCTCTCCTCACCGGAGAAGAAGCTTTTGCTGTCCGATATCTACCAGTGGATTATGGATAAATACCCATACTTCAAAAACAAG GAGAAGAGTTGGCGCAACAGTGTGAGGCACAACCTGTCGTTGAACGAGTGCTTCATCAAAGCGGGCCGCAGTGACAATGGCAAAGGCCATTACTGGGCCATCCACCCGGCCAACCTGGAGGACTTCTCCAAGGGGGATTACCACCGGCGGAGAGCGCGGCGAAGGATCCGCAG gATGGCGGTGAACTTCGGCTACTACCACCCATATGCTTTCTATGGACTCAGCTGCTGTTCCCCGGGCCGCTACTGCCTTTGCTGCCCTCCATATGCCCACGCCGGCCTCCCTGGCATGACTCCACCTTGCCCGCCCgggctccctcctctcctgctgcccTCGGCTGTCTCCTGGCCTCACCCTTTCTTCTCCGGAGGCGGGAAGGAGAAATCCCAGGCTGAGAAGAGGCTGAACTGGGCGGCCTGGAGCAGACCGCAGCTGCAGATCGGGCCCGTCCTGGCCCACGCTAATCCGTGA